One Candidatus Omnitrophota bacterium DNA segment encodes these proteins:
- a CDS encoding MotA/TolQ/ExbB proton channel family protein has protein sequence MAAIAIIINRLRFYKSCRIDGPALISGVLKYIRAGSPESAVSLCEEKVGPLAAVIKSGLSYYSEGADVMEEAFQSQELKEMPRLEAHLSTLSTIASVSTLVGFTGTVTGMIAAFNNIAQAGASSPAIVASGISQALLTTAAGLLIAVPTVISVRYFENRVDGFVNEIDFATHELIRASKVRKTSGGAQ, from the coding sequence GTGGCGGCGATAGCGATCATAATCAACAGATTGAGATTTTACAAGTCATGCCGTATTGACGGCCCGGCGCTCATAAGCGGCGTCCTGAAATATATCAGGGCGGGTTCTCCGGAGAGCGCTGTTTCCCTCTGCGAAGAAAAAGTCGGGCCGCTGGCCGCGGTTATAAAATCCGGGCTTTCCTATTATTCCGAAGGCGCGGATGTCATGGAAGAGGCTTTCCAGTCTCAGGAGCTCAAAGAAATGCCGCGGCTGGAAGCGCATCTTTCCACTCTTTCCACGATAGCCTCCGTTTCAACGCTCGTGGGTTTCACCGGCACTGTCACGGGAATGATAGCGGCCTTTAACAACATCGCTCAGGCGGGAGCGTCCTCTCCCGCGATAGTGGCAAGCGGCATATCCCAGGCGCTCCTGACAACGGCTGCGGGACTTCTGATAGCGGTGCCGACGGTGATATCCGTGAGGTATTTTGAAAACAGGGTGGACGGTTTTGTCAACGAGATAGATTTTGCCACGCATGAGCTCATCAGGGCGTCA